The Schistocerca gregaria isolate iqSchGreg1 chromosome 2, iqSchGreg1.2, whole genome shotgun sequence genome contains the following window.
acctcgctttcctgttccagtcgcctatgcttcgcgggaagaacgactgccggaaagcctccgtgaacgctcgaatctctctaattttacattcgtgatctcctcgggagacataagtaggggaaagcaatatattcgatacctcatccagaaacgcacactctcgaaacctggtcagCAAACTAcaccagtcgcctggtgcaagtctttcagttgcagaaagtgttggggagtgagtaccaggtcaccagcattgtgaagcctagtgcagggttggctcaggtgactgaaagcataggggagttatgtaagaattttacgaaagaggatcaggtagtgatagtgggtggagcagggaacagtctcgataggacgaggaatatgatgtcagtggtgacttgattaaggtagctactcaaactggtggtactaatgtgcatttcgtgcaactgtttcagcgtcatgatcggcctcaccttaattcggctgttaggcgcgttaatttGGGACTGGGGAGGGCAGTgacggcggagggcatggatcacatctcagtggtgccagttgggtctatcagtagatggggtttcactaggcatggcctgcacctcaataggtatgggaaggggaggctggctaagcttataggtgacagtgaattgggtggtggtggtggtggtagtggtatctcTCATGCAAaacttcctgtagtagttggtgttagaggtgcaccttttttagactgaagtcagctgataggtatacctgcttaaaggaaggacctctaactaagggctcacctccagaggatgtaatgtttccaagtagagaaagaattagcacatttcatcaaaatataagaggtattagagataaagttagtgaactgctaatagatgttaactctgaaattattggtatatcagagcaccactcaaataatttgataattcagaggattcctttaccaggctacagattagctggctgtttctcaaggagttccttgcggggtgggggagtggctctgtacataaaaaacagtatttcattagaGTTCAtcgacgtatcacgacactgcactgaacagatatttgaaagttgtgcagcatttgttgaatttagtgaaactatacttctaattgctgttgtttataggtcccctaactccgacttcaaagcatttttgcttaagctagagagggttcttgattcgctttgtaggaagtaccagaaagtagtactatgtggtgacttcaatattaattttgtagatgattgtgcaagaaaaaggatgttggtagatctgatgcaaactgtgttttttccaactagggtgcaggggaacagtagcacagtcatagacaatatttttattcattcttcattactagatgggcattctgttagcaaaagggtgaatggcctttcagaccattttaacactaaaaagtttttgtactctaaccaatgtcgtatttaattacaaactacgtaggaaagttaatccaacagcaatagagagtttttcaaaacttgtcaaggaacaagagtggcaagatgtttatagtgccgataatatatatgataaatacaatgctttcgacaacacatttctcatgctctttgagagttgctttccattagagcaTTCTAAACGggttactagcagtaatggacagcccagttggctgactagtgggataaggatatcatgtagaacaaagcgggaattatatcaaaatgttagtagtcacaatcaagctacagtatcccattacaaacagtattgtaaggtgcttaaaagtgttattagcaaggcaaaaagtatgtggtatgcaaatagaatagctaattcacaggataaaattaaagccatatggtcagttgtgaaggaagtgtctggtcagcagcacaaggttgacgatataaagtcagtttgcagtaataatatttcttttactgataaattagatatatgtacagtattgaacaaccattttctgagaattgctggtgaattaaataaaaatttagtatctacaggaaatgatataaatttcttagcaaatgcctttccgagattgacgtctgaaatactcctctgtgatacagacaagacggagattgagacaataatcaaatcactgaagactaaggactctcatggttatgatggagtgtctagtagaatattaaagtactgtgttgcacatgttagccctgtattttgccatatttgtaatttttccttgagGAATGGtcagagcgattaaagtactcagtagtaaagccgctttatataaagagagaaagggataatgtagatacttttagacctatttctatgccatcagtgtttgcaaaagttatcgaaaaggctgtgtatgtaaggttaattgatcattttatatcacaccatttgctatcaaatgtacagttcggctttagaagtcgtttgacaactgaaaatgctatattctctttgtgaggtactggatgggataaacaaaatgtttcggaccattacggaataaggggagtagctcacagttggttcacctcttactttagcaacaggcagcaaaaggtcattattcacaatgttgataacagctgtgatgtgggttctgagtggggtactgtcaagtgggggggtgccccagggatcagtgttggggccgctcctgttccttatttatataagtaatattccctctagtattatgggtaaccctaaaatatttctgtttgctgatgacactatcttggtagtaaaggatgttgtgtgcaacattgacttggtttgaagtagagcagtacatgaacTCAGTTCATGGCATGTAGAAAataaacgttaaatcacagtaagactcagtttttacagtttctaacacacaagtcaacaaaacctgacgttttaatctcacagaacgggaatatgattagtgaaactgaacagttcaaattcctaggtgttcagatagatagtaagctgtcgtggaaaacccatgttcaggatcttgttcaaagacctaaTTCTGCCATTTtcattattcgaacggtatcgaaagtgagtgatatatcGGCAtgcaaattagtctactttgcttattttcattcacttatgtcgtatggtgttatgttttggggtaactcttcccattctagaaggattttttgactcagaaacgggcggttcgggcaataagtggtgtgagttcacgaaccttttgtcgacctcttttcacgagtctgggtatttttacattggcctctcaatatgtatattccttattgtcgtttcttgttaccaatattagtttatttccaacaataagcagctttcactgctcggcagaaatcaaacctccatttggatcgaacttccttaactcttgtgcaaaaaggtgtggagtatactgctgcatccattttcaataagctgccactcgaattaaaaaatctttgcagtaacccacgcgctttcaaatcgaaactgaagagtttcctcatgggtcactccttctattctgtcgaggagttccttgaataattaagatgattctcattgtattgctgatagcgtttgcttaaacttatggactcatTTTCTTAGTTTTCTGTGGAGTGTGGGCCGATTACAATTGTGTATCTGACTCGGATTCGAACCTGGAAATCTGCGTTTCCCGTTTCGATAAGATGTCGTCTGACAAGTCCAGCACTTCACACGACCCATCGTTAGAACGTACAGTCATGAAAAAGTACAGGCAAATTCAGTATCCTCCGAAAGATTGTATCGTGCCACATATCTTATTAATATCTGAAGCGTCTTGGACTCAGAGCTATAACGTTGACgcagttcaaatgggtcaaatggctctgaacactatgagacttaactgctgaggtcgtcagtcccctagaacttagaactacttaaacctaactaacataaggacatcacacacatcccgaggcagaattcgaacctgcgaccgtagaggtcgcgtggttcctgactgtaagcgcctagaaacgctcggccactccggccggcccgttgACGCAGTGTTGATGTACCTCCAAGTAGCCGTGGTTGTGGCTAAGGAGTACTAAAGCAGTTCTGAATCTCGTTGAACGTCGGCCGACGAAAGACCAGTGACGCGCTTGTAGCGAGGAGTGCATATGTGAGTATGTTCGCCAACGTCTGGAGAATTCCTGCTGTTCGTTACTCTGTTCTTAAATTGCTGAAGTTTCGACACTCCATACAAAATCTACAGCAGGGATTTTACAATGACTATGTTCTCCGCCTACCATCATTTGTCAACTGACTTCTTGCGACCGGAATACGATGTAGGATAGTAATATAACTGGGCAgatattgtcaataatagatcatcaTGAAATACAATTGCATTACATGAATATGTTTTGGAGATTTAGGGGTAGTACATAAGGGTACCATAGAATATCTACATTTGAAAGGAATATCACCCGATTTTTGATAGGTGTTttgaatgacaatgtcatcagtaaCATGAACAGCTGCTCCTAGATTCTCAGAACGGATATTCCGATAGAAAATGGTAAACCGGACGTAGAAACCAGCCAATACATATCGATTAAGTAATGTGATAAAATATTTGAGAaagaagagtaaatgaagaaataTAAAGCTGATTGCTTTCTGGTGAGTCATCAGTGAACTGAACAGAAAGGGGAGCAAAAATAATTCCTACCGTCTGATAACGTTTGTAGCATGAAGAAGTACGAAGGTGTAGACACATCATAAATAGAGTGATGAATACCAAATAATTGATCAGAATATTTCGTTCCACGTTTTAATTAGAACACTAGATAGTTTTCTTTcccacaactagctatttatagaTATTTTTCGCCCTTAAAACTCATTACCTACTGATTTCCTTCTGCTATCAGCGCGTTCGCTTAACAATCTGTCACACATACTTGGGCGTGCTGAAAAGTGTTGCCTCCgattttctttttattctgttctcagtatcggttgagaTGTTACGTGTCATCCATACTAGTCGGTCGATATCTCTTTTTCACTGACTTAAGaaccaaccctctgccgctagaggggtcCGGAATGTAGTATGTAACTTCCTGGTGCTTGAAAAACAATTCAGAAAACTGTaagcgaattcgaagagttcgttaaCACCGCATGACAATGTCAgggcacacacgagcgctgcgacaacaATCtcacgtcttgggttcactgtcctcGTTCACCTTCcttacagtcccgacttgaccctAAACGATATTCATCTGCTTCAAAAGCTTaaacaacaccttcgaggacttcactttgacatcgctgaagtggtgcaagcagagactaggttgtggctccatcaatgacgtctaacattctacagtgaaatgtagaacattctcagttttcttgcaGCGTCAGTTcgagataaaatctcgagctttcgacgatagcctccatcgtcatcgtcccATGCCTCCACATACTGGATTCTGCTATTAAAGGGGCTGTTGAAATAATAATGAGCGAGAAGAACATTAAccgtgatagtgaatattatctgagcggtgcatggaaacaagcgctcgatgcagagaagcagcagagacattccCTGCAGTGTTTACGTTCCCACGAAAGCGGTGGCGTACCAAAGACCGTATGTTGCTCCTGACGATGAAAATGGAGCCTattgtcgaaagctcgagattttatcccgaattgacgccGCAATAACACCGATAATGTTTTAGATATCAGCACTGACGCTAAAGACTTCGGTCTCATGTTCTacagtgaaggtatcaacaaactggcttCTCTTTGGGAAAAAAGCGTTCGCCGCCAGGGTGACTATACTGATGATTAATTacgtagacatggagaataaagatgtagaatgtcaataaagtCTGTTGcattaaaaagctttaacagtttccAAATAAAAATTCCGAGGTGTTActgttcagtgcgtcctcgtacctCAGTAAAACGTGAGGTAGATTTATAACTTCTTAGCAGAAGCTCATGGTATGAGACAGACGAATGAAAACGATGAAATAGATGTTCTCCATAGTTATTCCGATTTCACCTAATCTCGTAATCAGTACAATAAACTCGAGACTAAGCTTTGCATGTATTCATAACATTCACCTAAACTAATACAGGTACATATTAGACACCTCAAGTGAATGTTCGCAAATTGAGGCACACAAGATAAAAATATTACAAAGTAGTGACCGAATGCCACTTAATGCTGACGTGATGTGTTTCCAGCTTCGTACCCGAAGATCACGGTGCTGTTCCAAGACCCGGCCGACTACCAGGGCGAGATGAAGTGCTGCATGGGCGCCTTCAACACCCCACACAACTACACGGGCGCCTACCAGGTGAACGCGCTCTACCTCAGCAGCCACGTGCGCAACTACGCCACTCTGGAGATAGGCCCGGAGCAGCAGGACATCAGGATCACCATGAGCGAGACTCCGTATGGCGCGTCCGACTGGAAGGTCGTGGCCACAGCCACCTACTCGGAAGTAGCCGAGCCTCTCCAGCTCCTCAGGGTGCCTATCAGCTACAAGACCGATCCGTCCAAATATTAC
Protein-coding sequences here:
- the LOC126335135 gene encoding uncharacterized protein LOC126335135, with the protein product MLKQAVSLLLLAAIASASYPKITVLFQDPADYQGEMKCCMGAFNTPHNYTGAYQVNALYLSSHVRNYATLEIGPEQQDIRITMSETPYGASDWKVVATATYSEVAEPLQLLRVPISYKTDPSKYYLFEISYGGSYTYPGYSYIDISAGPYKTSYNAFILGIDYERA